The Melospiza melodia melodia isolate bMelMel2 chromosome 19, bMelMel2.pri, whole genome shotgun sequence genome includes the window CGGCCGGGCCTGCGCGGCTCTGCCGGGGCAGCGCGTCGGGACGCGGGGTAGCAGCCCAGGCACTTCCGGTggagcggcggcggctcccggcgGCGGCGCGGAGCGGTGAGGGACGGGACAGGCCGAGGAGCGGGGGCTTGGCCGCGGCGGGtgggcggcgggcggcgcggcacAGTGGGGGCGGCCGGGGGCGGCAGGAGCTCCCGGGGTCGGTGCCGCCGCTGAGGCCCAGGCGGTGCCTGGGGCTCTTCGCCCCGGCTCTGCAACAAGTGTCCCGGGCACGGAGCGGCCCCGGGCACGGAGCGCCAGGCGGACAGGGTTCCGGGGCTGCCGCTCCCGCGCCGCTCGCAGCCGCTGTGTCGCGGAGCGGTTGGGCCGGGCGCGGCCCCGGGAGAAGGGGGcacggcgggagcggggcgggtttGCCCTGTGGGTCCCTGTGCTGCCCGGGGTTTGTACAGCCCGCGGCCAGTGCAGTCGGGTCCCTCGGTGAGGTTTGGCCCTGGACACGGTCACGGTTAGAAGCGTTCTCTTGTCTCCACAGCCGGCACTGCGCTCCGGTCAGGAGTTTCTGTTGTCACAGCTCCGGGAAACGCTGGCCTTTGGCGTGAGCACCTTGCGGCAAAGCAGCCTCGTTCGTCTGTGCGTTCTGCCAGTCGGGGAGCTGCTGGAACCTATATTTATCCGTGCGTGCTCGCATCGTGAGCTCTCCGGAGCTGTAACCATGGATGTTGCTGCTGGGTGGGCTGCGGCGCGGGGAGGCCGTGCTGCCCGCGGCTCGGTGTGCGGCCGGGCTGTGCCAGGTGTTCGACGGCTCGGTGTGCCAGCTGTGCTCTGGCACGGTGTGCTGTGCccgccctggtggccctggcccGGGTGGCAGGCAcggggcacaggcagggctggcagggctctgggagcTTGATGAAGGCTCTCCCGTCACCCGGGGCTGATGACCCTGCCGTGCCTCAGGTGTGGCCAGGAGCTCTGTTTGgtggctgctggcaggggggtggcagggctgtggtgctgaGGGCAGTTCCCTGCCAGCCCAGGATCGCTCCGGGTCCTGGGGGTGTTGTGCTGACGTGCCAGACAAAGATCTCTCTCTGCAGCTCTTCTTGCCAAGGAACAGGCTCTGCTGTCTTTGTCCACAGACTTCATCCTGCACAACCTGCGTTGGAAcgtggggagggaaggggctgctCCTGGCCCTTATGCTCAGATGTTAATTTAgcactctgcatttcctgtgattCACAGCCTGTCTCTTGACAGGAGCGCGTGTGCCTTGCAGGAGAAGCAGAACTGCTGCTTAACTttccccacacagggctggcactgagcaCAGCCTTTCATCAAGGAATGTTAACTGCCAGgccgttggttttgttgtttgtttgtttccctggcCTCTTGGTTGTCGGTATTTTGTGTTTTGGCTCCTTCCCTTCAATTGGAAAGTTGTTTAACACGAGTGTTGATCGGCGTTCTAGCAGCTGCAGTTAATACTGGGTGAAGAGTCTTTTCTGAAATGCTGTTTGAGACCGACTATGTCTGAAACAGTGCACTGAAttctcccagctcctctcccctcaGGCCAAGAGCTAGTTTGTCTCTTCATGTAGTAAACAAGGCCTGTGGTCTGCTTTGTGATCACGGGTTCCTGAGGCACTGCAGGTGGAGCCTGTTGGCCTGTGAATTACCCTGGTTCTGGTAAAGCAGCATTTGGGAGATTCCTTTGTCACCAGCTGTTTCAGCTCAGTGCTCTGGAAGTGCAGATGAGTATATCCACAAAACCAGCTATCCCTGCAGACAGGAGCACAGGAATGGTTTTTCTCAGTTCCCATAACGCAGCTGAAGGTGGCAGGTGTTGCTCTCTTGCTGAAAAGATCCCAATGGTGTTTGCAGCTGCCAGCTTtcagctggaattggggctgtggCTCCTCTGgagtggctgcagagctgccctggctgcacTGGGCTACCAGCAGGAGGAATGTCAGTGAAAATGTTAGAAATCAAAAGGCAGAGTCAATAAACCTGCTCAGCCTAGGGACAGTCCTGTGCCACTACAGGTGAGGGGGAAAAGCAAATGCTTTCACAAAATGGGCAGGGACTTGGAAAATGGGTGGGGAATGATGTTGGAAAGCAGGACAGTGGCATTTGTGTGGCTCCTGTGCCTTTCGAGAGTCCTGCAGAGGCTGtgagggagctgcagctctgtggcCATGGTACAGAGCCCCGAGGGGCAGGGGATGTCTGGGCTGTGTGCACCTGCCATGACTTGTGCTTGTTTTCAGTTTTTATTCCAGGCCAGCTGCCATTGCTGAAGATCCCTAATGCCAGATACCCAACCCGCTGCCAAATAGCCATGAAGGAGAGGAGGTAGCTGCCCCCAGCAGAGGGAAAATCTGATTTCAATGGATACAAAATATAAAGACGATTTATTTAGGAAGTATGTACAGTTCCACGAATGCAAGCTGAATGCCTCTGACAACAAGCAGCGTCCTATCAACGATGAGTACTTGCgagtggcagcagcagccttACTTTGCCTTCCCAAAATTGATCCCTTTTATCGATTCCGGCTGATCAAATTTTACGAAATGGCTGAAAACTCACTGAGATCTGTGAAATCCTCAAGTTTACATTGTCTCCATAATGCATTCAACATGCTTGAGACAGTTGGGATTAATCTCTTTCTGTACCCCTGGAAAAAGGAGTTCAAGAACATTAAGGTAAGATTTTTTTATGTAGCCATCACGAGAACacagtttatttttctttctgtgaaCGCATTTCATTTGTTTCCTTTAAAGGCTTCTCTTTTTTCTATTTATagcattatatttatatatatatatttatatattacagTAGGTAAACAGAAGCCATAGGAAAGCTCCTGTGTAAAATAAGTGAAGTTTATGCTGATGAGAGTATCCCCAGAGCAGAAGTACAAGCACTTGCTCCAATTATAGTGCGTATAAAGTAGGAGAAGAGCTTATTTAAGGTTGTTGTTCAGCCTCTCCTGCTGCACTGTTTTATTTCTACTTGGAGAGGCTTTCACTATGGTGAGTGGTCAAGCTGGATTTGAGCTGATTCAGAGTTTGATTTGTCTTGCCACAGCTGTTACTGGACTCAAGTATTAAACCCAGGGCATGTGTTCAAATGGATGCTTTGCTGAGGTTCCCACAAGTTGTATGATAAGGGTGAAGGAACTTCTGCAAAGGGGTTGTTTTCAGAGTATCTTTGATCTGCTTGTCAGTGCTCAGTTCCTGATGGTTTGATTTTAAGGTGCTTTCAAATGTATCTACCCAAGGCAGGTTCCCAGAGGGAAAAGTGGGATCTCACTGCTGGTATTGGGTGCTGCAGACCCATTGGGAGCTCTCTGCAGCCAAGTTTTATGTTTTATCTTTTGCCTGTGGTGggcaggctgctcctgcctgcactCAGAACAGGCTGAACTGGGCTAAGCACATCCCTCAGGTATGCCAGATGCTGAGGGGATTTCAGCTTGCAGAAACTCATGTCTCTGCTTTTGGGGCTCTTTTAGTGGAAGTTTttgaattaaattaaataaaactaaCATTTGAAACTGCATGGTAACAGTACACAAAGAAGGGTGCATCTCAAGTATATTTAAAGCTGAATTGGACTTTGGCACTCCTGCAGTAATTCTGAGTTCCTGATAGCTCCAGCTTGTCCCTGCATGGGATAGTTCCCAAATCCCGGCCTTTTTGCCTTTCATGGTAGACTTTCTGTAAATTAAGTATGTCTGGTATGCATTGTAGTTAAtgtcagtgcagagcagagtgatTTAAATCACCAGGGAGGACATTATGCTAATCAGGATTTTAAATTGAATGAAAACTCTCCTACTTTGAATTTCCCTCATGTGGAATTtccatctgctgagcaggagggaTGCAGAAATGGAGCTCATCTTGCCAAGGCAGTTGCGTGCGTTCAGAGTCGTTATTGTTGTATTTAATTATATGCTCTCTGTCACTGAATTATCTGAACATCTCGTCCACCACTGAATTTGTAACCTAGTTTTCCTTTGTTTCCCCGGGCCCCTCAGACCTACACTGGACCCTTTGTTTATTATGTGAAGTCTGCTCTAACGGAAGATGACGTGAGGCAGATTCTGAACTACATGGGCTACGTCCAGGAGCTGGGAACAACGTTCAAGCTCAAAGAGCAGGTGGACGCCATTCAGGTGAAAATGATTTCGTTTGAGCTCTTCCTGGCCAAAGTGGAGTGTGAGCAGCTCCTGGAGATCCACCTGCAGGTGAAGGACAAGGGCTATTCGGAGGTGGATGTGGTGCAGGAGCGCAAGAGCAGCAGCGAGGACGTGCGGGGCTGCTCGGAGGCCATGCGGCGGCGCCTGGAGTGCAAGGAGAGCCTCAACGCGTCCATGGCGCGCATGGTGCTCCAGAAATCCGCCAGCGAGCGCGCCTCTAAGGACTACTACAAGCCTAAGGTCAGCAAGCCTTCCAAGTCCGTGGACGCCTATGACAGCTACTGGGAGAGTAAGAAACCGCCTCTGATGAGCTCGCTGAGCCTCAGGAAGGAGCCCATTCTGGTCGATGCGGAAGATGACATTAAAGATGAAATCATCCGGCCCTCGCCCTCCCTGCTGACCATGTCCAGCTCCCCTCACGGCTGTTCAGATGAATACTTGCCAACTTCCTCTCATCACAATGGCATGCTAAGAACAAATGTCCCTTACAGCTCCTATTTTTCTGCTCAAGAGGACTTAGATTTATATACTGACCCCGATTCTAGAAGCGTGTTAAATTTTAAAAGACAAGACGCTATTAAGCCTGATGTATGGCTGTTAAAAAGCGACGCCAACCCTGTTTACCACAAACGCACCCACCTAGCCAAAGAGACAGCTTCCTCCAAGTGCCAGAACTGTGGCATACCCTGTGGCGCTTCTGTGTGCCAGAAGTGCGACAGCCTGTTCGGCTCGAGGCAGGAGTACCCGGCAGTGAAGCAGAGCTCCTACTCCATCAAAGCGCTCCCGAGCGACGGCTTGTCCCCGGCCTCGGCTCTGAGGGAGAAATCTCAGTACGCGTCCCAGACTCAGAGTCAAGACAGAGCTGCCCAGTTCGGCTCCAAGCCCAAGCCCTCGGGCACCTCGCGCTGCGGCTTCTGCAACCGCTCAGGCGCGGCCAACACGTGCACCTTCTGCTCCAAGGTCTCGTGCGACTCCTGCCTCAGCGCCTACTACTATGacccctgctgcaggaagagcGACCTGCACAGGTTCCTGCCCAACAACCAGCTGAACTACAAATCGTCCCAGCTGTCCCACGTGGTTTACAGATAGACTGCCAGAGTCtgcttgggaagggaagggaagggggagagGAAAGGGCTATCCTAACTAATGTTCTGACTCCACACTGACCTCTTGCCAAAATCACGTGTCCAGATATTTGGAACCATGGTTCAGTGATCAGGTGCCAGTTCTTGATTTTTGTGGCTTCACAGATGCTGCAGATCCATTAGATTTCATGCTGCTATAATTTAGGTAACTCCTAAATGAGCATTGCTTTTTAACTTACATGGGGGAGAAGAGCACATTTTTCCTTAAAACTTGGCAGCTGTTGTATTTTTAAGAAATGACATCATAGGTTCCTATTATATCATATCTTGCCCAAATAAAACCAGGCAGTATTTGAAAACAAAATCTGAGAATTAAGGTTGTTGTTTTCTATGAGTGATGAAACCACTGCCAGTTTTTGATGAAGTATCAAAAAGTGAAGTCCTCACCCTGACTTCAAAATGTGCAGGAAATATGAGAATGGCTTGTTTTGCCAACAAGGACTAT containing:
- the SPATA2 gene encoding spermatogenesis-associated protein 2, with protein sequence MDTKYKDDLFRKYVQFHECKLNASDNKQRPINDEYLRVAAAALLCLPKIDPFYRFRLIKFYEMAENSLRSVKSSSLHCLHNAFNMLETVGINLFLYPWKKEFKNIKTYTGPFVYYVKSALTEDDVRQILNYMGYVQELGTTFKLKEQVDAIQVKMISFELFLAKVECEQLLEIHLQVKDKGYSEVDVVQERKSSSEDVRGCSEAMRRRLECKESLNASMARMVLQKSASERASKDYYKPKVSKPSKSVDAYDSYWESKKPPLMSSLSLRKEPILVDAEDDIKDEIIRPSPSLLTMSSSPHGCSDEYLPTSSHHNGMLRTNVPYSSYFSAQEDLDLYTDPDSRSVLNFKRQDAIKPDVWLLKSDANPVYHKRTHLAKETASSKCQNCGIPCGASVCQKCDSLFGSRQEYPAVKQSSYSIKALPSDGLSPASALREKSQYASQTQSQDRAAQFGSKPKPSGTSRCGFCNRSGAANTCTFCSKVSCDSCLSAYYYDPCCRKSDLHRFLPNNQLNYKSSQLSHVVYR